In Helicobacter pylori, a single genomic region encodes these proteins:
- a CDS encoding cysteine synthase family protein: MMILTTMQDAIGRTPVFKFTNKDYPIPLKSAIYAKLEHLNPGGSVKDRLGQYLIEEGFKTGKITSKTTIIEPTAGNTGIALALVAIKHHLKTIFVVPEKFSTEKQQIMRALGALVINTPTSEGISGAIKKSKELAESIPDSYLPLQFENPDNPAAYYHTLAPEIVQELGTNFTSFVAGIGSGGTFAGTARYLKERIPNIRLIGVEPEGSILNGGEPGPHEIEGIGVEFIPPFFANLDIDGFETISDEEGFSYTRKLAKKNGLLVGSSSGAAFVAALKEAQRLPEGSQVLTIFPDVADRYLSKGIYL, from the coding sequence ATAATGATCCTTACCACAATGCAAGACGCCATAGGCCGCACTCCCGTTTTTAAATTCACTAACAAGGATTACCCCATTCCATTAAAGTCCGCTATTTACGCCAAACTGGAGCATCTAAACCCAGGAGGGAGCGTTAAAGATCGCTTAGGCCAATACCTTATAGAAGAAGGGTTTAAAACTGGCAAAATCACTTCTAAAACAACCATCATTGAGCCTACCGCAGGCAATACCGGCATCGCTCTAGCCTTAGTGGCAATCAAGCACCATCTCAAAACCATCTTTGTTGTCCCGGAAAAATTCAGCACAGAAAAACAACAAATCATGAGAGCTTTGGGGGCTTTAGTAATCAACACGCCTACTAGCGAGGGGATTTCTGGCGCCATTAAAAAAAGTAAAGAGTTAGCCGAAAGTATCCCTGATAGCTATTTGCCCTTGCAATTTGAAAACCCTGATAATCCCGCCGCTTACTACCACACCCTAGCTCCTGAGATTGTCCAAGAATTAGGCACAAATTTTACGAGCTTTGTAGCTGGGATAGGGAGTGGAGGCACTTTTGCTGGCACGGCTAGGTATTTGAAAGAACGCATCCCTAATATCCGCTTGATTGGGGTGGAGCCGGAGGGTTCTATTTTGAATGGGGGCGAGCCTGGGCCTCATGAGATTGAGGGCATTGGCGTGGAGTTCATCCCTCCTTTTTTTGCAAACTTGGATATTGATGGCTTTGAAACGATCTCAGATGAAGAGGGTTTTAGCTACACCAGGAAGTTAGCCAAGAAAAACGGCTTATTAGTGGGGAGCTCTAGCGGGGCAGCTTTTGTAGCAGCACTAAAAGAAGCGCAACGCCTCCCCGAAGGCAGCCAGGTTTTAACCATTTTCCCGGATGTTGCCGATCGTTATCTTTCTAAAGGTATTTATTTATAA
- the grpE gene encoding nucleotide exchange factor GrpE, with product MKDEHNQEHDYLSQKEPESYQKACACKEQQGGEKQEASEKECEIKEDFELKYKEMHEKYLRVHADFENVKKRLERDKSMALEYAYEKIALDLLPVIDALLGAYKSAVEVDKESALTKGLELTMEKLHEVLARHGIEGIECLEEFDPNFHNAIMQVKSEEKENGKIVQVLQQGYKYKGRVLRPAMVSIAKND from the coding sequence ATGAAAGATGAACACAACCAAGAACACGATTATTTAAGCCAAAAAGAGCCAGAGTCTTATCAAAAGGCTTGCGCTTGCAAAGAACAACAAGGTGGAGAAAAACAAGAAGCGAGCGAAAAAGAATGCGAGATCAAGGAAGATTTTGAGCTTAAATATAAAGAAATGCACGAAAAATACTTGAGAGTGCATGCGGATTTTGAAAACGTGAAAAAGCGCTTAGAAAGAGACAAGAGCATGGCGTTAGAGTATGCGTATGAAAAAATCGCATTGGATCTATTGCCGGTGATTGATGCGCTTCTTGGGGCTTACAAGAGTGCTGTAGAAGTGGATAAAGAGAGCGCTTTAACTAAGGGCTTGGAGCTCACGATGGAAAAGTTGCATGAAGTTTTGGCAAGGCATGGCATTGAGGGGATTGAATGCTTAGAAGAATTTGATCCTAATTTCCACAATGCGATCATGCAAGTCAAAAGCGAAGAAAAAGAAAACGGGAAAATCGTGCAAGTTTTGCAACAGGGTTACAAGTATAAGGGTAGGGTTTTGAGGCCGGCAATGGTGAGCATTGCTAAAAACGATTGA
- a CDS encoding DUF115 domain-containing protein: protein MMDIYQKNLQALFKKDPLLFAKLKAIKENKKYEVFLGNDSANFNLLDKETNTPLFEKSPLDSSLELYKNSEIYMLYPYLYYFGLGNGVFYRLLLGNGNLKRLVVIEPEIEVIFIVLNLLDFSTEILENRLILLHASFCNYNMIASLFDMDKKSRLYARMYDLKLFNAYYERYSHQMIEINQHFTRALEHGAISVGNDAKDALIGIKQHAANLPEVIKSPSLVDFVNALKNRDTAIIVSTGPSLNKQLPLLKEIAPYATLFCIDASFPILAKAGIKPDIVLSLERVDLTAKFYEETPLDFQEGVIFALTSIVHKRLIQAIKKGVKQFSFRPFGYTNLFGLHQYGYVGIGMSAANMAYELVVHSRFKRCVFIGQDLSFSQSGNSHASGAIYGDREIKPKKDKDKIFIEKYGGNGEVETTLVWKLFLEFFEKDIFNTPYKLEVINATEGGARIKGTKEMPFKEVCEKIDKSKPKPPINLIYPTQSEQAKNLKIAKQKCEEIIKYANEKKTQVEEAFLKVAPFLEEVEKLHEKNKLEELDFKELENLSAEIDNIKELFDDKRFNSYFMDAIQSYIFHQELHIAEIVCKKTSNEYGLRAKQLEYIYAHKYWLFSLAGGMDCVIEAIKMALKEW, encoded by the coding sequence ATGATGGATATTTATCAAAAAAACTTGCAAGCTCTTTTCAAAAAAGACCCTCTCTTATTCGCAAAGCTCAAAGCCATTAAAGAAAACAAAAAATACGAAGTGTTTTTAGGGAATGATAGCGCGAATTTCAACCTCTTAGATAAAGAAACAAACACGCCCTTATTTGAAAAAAGCCCGCTAGATTCAAGCTTAGAGCTATACAAAAATAGCGAAATTTACATGCTTTATCCTTATTTGTATTATTTTGGCTTGGGTAATGGGGTGTTTTATCGCTTGCTTTTAGGTAATGGAAATTTAAAACGCTTGGTGGTCATTGAGCCTGAAATAGAGGTTATTTTCATTGTGCTGAATCTCTTGGATTTTTCCACTGAGATTTTAGAAAATCGTTTGATTTTATTGCATGCAAGTTTTTGCAATTACAACATGATCGCTTCATTGTTTGATATGGATAAAAAATCTCGTTTATACGCAAGAATGTATGATTTAAAACTTTTTAACGCTTATTATGAACGATACTCCCATCAAATGATAGAAATCAACCAGCATTTCACGCGCGCTTTAGAGCATGGCGCTATTAGCGTGGGCAATGACGCTAAAGACGCACTCATAGGCATCAAACAGCATGCCGCTAATTTGCCTGAAGTCATCAAAAGCCCTAGTTTAGTGGATTTTGTGAACGCTTTAAAAAACAGAGATACCGCTATCATTGTTTCAACCGGGCCTAGTTTAAATAAGCAACTCCCCCTTTTAAAAGAAATCGCCCCTTATGCGACGCTTTTTTGCATAGACGCTTCTTTCCCTATTTTGGCTAAAGCCGGTATCAAGCCTGATATTGTGCTGTCTTTAGAAAGGGTGGATTTGACGGCGAAATTTTACGAAGAAACCCCCTTAGATTTTCAAGAAGGCGTTATTTTTGCTTTGACTTCCATTGTGCATAAACGATTGATTCAAGCGATTAAAAAGGGGGTTAAGCAATTCAGTTTCCGCCCCTTTGGTTACACCAACCTTTTTGGTTTGCACCAGTATGGTTATGTGGGCATAGGCATGAGCGCAGCGAACATGGCGTATGAATTAGTGGTGCATTCTCGTTTCAAAAGGTGCGTGTTTATCGGGCAAGATTTGAGCTTTTCACAAAGCGGTAACAGCCATGCTAGTGGGGCGATTTATGGCGATAGGGAGATCAAGCCTAAAAAAGATAAAGACAAGATTTTTATAGAAAAATACGGGGGTAATGGGGAAGTAGAAACCACTTTAGTGTGGAAACTTTTCTTAGAATTTTTTGAAAAAGATATTTTTAACACGCCCTATAAACTAGAAGTCATTAACGCTACTGAAGGAGGGGCTAGGATTAAAGGGACTAAAGAAATGCCTTTTAAAGAAGTGTGCGAAAAAATAGACAAATCCAAGCCAAAGCCTCCTATCAATCTTATTTATCCCACCCAATCAGAACAGGCTAAAAATTTAAAGATCGCCAAGCAAAAATGCGAAGAGATCATCAAATACGCCAATGAGAAAAAAACGCAAGTTGAAGAAGCGTTTCTAAAGGTGGCACCATTTTTAGAAGAAGTGGAAAAGCTTCATGAAAAAAACAAATTAGAAGAGCTGGATTTTAAAGAATTAGAAAATTTGAGCGCTGAAATTGACAACATTAAAGAGCTTTTTGATGACAAGCGATTCAATTCGTATTTTATGGATGCGATACAATCTTACATCTTCCACCAGGAATTGCATATCGCTGAAATCGTGTGTAAAAAAACGAGTAATGAATACGGATTAAGGGCTAAGCAATTAGAATACATTTACGCGCACAAATACTGGCTTTTTAGTTTAGCGGGTGGGATGGATTGCGTGATAGAAGCGATCAAAATGGCTTTGAAGGAATGGTAA
- a CDS encoding HrcA family transcriptional regulator encodes MVIDEIFQIMMLRRIKVGSDLNKKESLLDAFVKTYLQILEPISSKRLKELANLKISCATIRNYFQILSKEGMLHQAHSSGARLPTFKAFENYWHKSLHFEVLKVNEKRLKSASENFGLFTLLKKPSLERLERVIECEKRFLILDFLAFSCALGYSVKMEKFLLELVGKSVKEVRSIAASVNALSLARQLERLEYSNTQITRFNLMGLKTLLNSPLFFDILGGKVLERFKKGLHFIEPDCMLVTRPIEFQNERMQLLCVGKLECDYEGFFQTISEEE; translated from the coding sequence ATGGTGATTGACGAGATTTTTCAAATAATGATGTTAAGAAGAATTAAAGTAGGTTCTGATTTGAATAAAAAAGAGAGTTTGTTAGATGCGTTTGTTAAAACCTATCTGCAGATTTTAGAACCCATTAGCTCTAAACGCTTGAAAGAGTTGGCAAACTTGAAAATATCTTGTGCGACGATCAGGAATTATTTTCAAATCCTTTCTAAAGAAGGCATGCTCCATCAAGCCCATTCTAGCGGCGCTAGATTGCCTACTTTTAAGGCGTTTGAAAACTATTGGCACAAGTCGTTGCACTTTGAAGTTTTAAAGGTGAATGAAAAACGCTTAAAAAGCGCGAGTGAAAATTTTGGGCTTTTTACGCTGTTAAAAAAACCCAGTTTGGAGCGTTTAGAAAGAGTCATTGAGTGCGAAAAACGCTTTTTGATTTTGGATTTTTTGGCGTTTTCTTGCGCGCTGGGTTACAGCGTTAAAATGGAGAAATTTTTATTAGAGCTTGTGGGCAAAAGCGTTAAAGAAGTGCGCTCAATCGCTGCTTCTGTCAATGCGTTGAGTTTGGCCAGACAATTAGAGCGTTTGGAGTATTCCAACACACAAATCACACGCTTTAATCTGATGGGGTTAAAAACGCTTTTAAACAGCCCTTTATTTTTTGACATTTTAGGGGGTAAGGTTTTGGAGCGTTTCAAAAAGGGGTTGCATTTTATAGAACCTGATTGCATGCTAGTAACACGCCCTATAGAATTTCAAAACGAGCGGATGCAACTGCTTTGCGTGGGGAAATTGGAATGCGATTATGAAGGGTTTTTTCAAACGATTTCTGAGGAGGAATAA
- the dnaK gene encoding molecular chaperone DnaK, whose product MGKVIGIDLGTTNSAMAVYEGNEAKIIANKEGKNTTPSIVAFTDKGEILVGESAKRQAVTNPEKTIYSIKRIMGLMFNEDKAKEAEKRLPYKIVDRNGACAIEISGKVYTPQEISAKILMKLKEDAESYLGESVTEAVITVPAYFNDSQRKATKEAGTIAGLNVLRIINEPTSAALAYGLDKKESEKIMVYDLGGGTFDVTVLETGDNVVEVLATGGDAFLGGDDFDNRVIDFLASEFKSETGIEIKNDVMALQRLKEAAENAKKELSSAMETEINLPFITADATGPKHLVKKLTRAKFESLTEDLMEETISKIESVIKDAGLTKNEISEVVMVGGSTRIPKVQERVKAFIHKELNKSVNPDEVVAVGASIQGGVLKGDVKDVLLLDVTPLSLGIETLGGVMTKVIDRGTTIPAKKSQVFSTAEDNQPAVSIMVLQGERELARDNKSLGKFDLQGIAPAPRGVPQIEVTFDIDANGILTVSAQDKNTGKSQEIKISGSSGLSDSEIEKMVKDAELHKEEDARKKEVIEARNHADSLAHQTQKSLDEHKANLNENDANEIQNAINALKDCIKNDNATKAELEDKTKALAQAAQKLGEAMANKNNAEQPKKKDDDVIDAEVE is encoded by the coding sequence ATGGGAAAAGTTATTGGAATTGATTTAGGGACAACCAACTCCGCAATGGCGGTGTATGAAGGCAATGAAGCAAAGATTATTGCGAATAAAGAGGGTAAAAACACCACTCCTTCTATTGTGGCTTTTACGGATAAGGGCGAGATTTTAGTGGGCGAGAGTGCCAAAAGACAAGCGGTTACTAACCCAGAAAAAACCATTTATTCTATTAAAAGAATCATGGGCTTGATGTTTAATGAAGATAAGGCTAAAGAAGCTGAAAAGCGCTTGCCTTATAAAATTGTGGATAGGAATGGGGCTTGCGCGATTGAGATTTCGGGTAAAGTTTATACCCCTCAAGAGATTTCAGCCAAAATTTTAATGAAGCTCAAAGAAGACGCTGAAAGTTATTTAGGCGAGAGCGTTACGGAAGCGGTGATCACGGTTCCGGCTTATTTTAACGACAGCCAACGAAAAGCGACTAAAGAAGCTGGCACGATTGCAGGGCTTAATGTTTTAAGGATTATCAATGAGCCTACTAGTGCGGCGTTAGCTTATGGCTTGGATAAAAAAGAGAGCGAAAAAATCATGGTTTATGATTTGGGTGGGGGGACTTTTGACGTTACCGTGTTAGAAACAGGCGATAATGTCGTGGAAGTTTTAGCCACAGGGGGCGATGCGTTTTTAGGGGGCGATGATTTTGACAATCGTGTGATTGATTTCTTAGCGAGTGAGTTTAAAAGCGAAACGGGCATTGAAATTAAAAACGATGTGATGGCGTTGCAACGCCTGAAAGAAGCGGCTGAAAACGCTAAAAAAGAACTGAGCTCTGCGATGGAGACTGAAATCAATTTGCCCTTTATCACAGCGGACGCTACCGGGCCTAAACACTTGGTTAAAAAACTCACTAGGGCTAAATTTGAAAGCTTGACAGAAGATCTCATGGAAGAAACGATTTCTAAGATTGAAAGCGTGATCAAAGACGCAGGGCTAACCAAAAATGAGATTTCAGAAGTGGTGATGGTGGGCGGCTCTACTCGTATCCCTAAAGTCCAAGAAAGGGTGAAAGCGTTTATCCACAAAGAGTTGAATAAAAGCGTGAATCCTGATGAGGTCGTAGCGGTGGGAGCGAGCATTCAAGGGGGCGTGTTAAAAGGCGATGTGAAAGATGTGCTTTTATTAGACGTTACGCCTTTAAGCCTTGGGATTGAAACTTTAGGGGGCGTGATGACTAAAGTGATTGATAGAGGCACGACTATTCCTGCGAAAAAATCTCAAGTGTTCTCAACCGCTGAAGACAACCAGCCCGCCGTGTCTATCATGGTTTTACAAGGCGAAAGGGAATTGGCAAGGGATAATAAATCGTTGGGTAAATTTGATTTGCAAGGCATCGCGCCAGCTCCAAGAGGCGTGCCGCAAATTGAAGTAACCTTTGATATTGACGCTAATGGGATTTTAACCGTGTCAGCGCAAGACAAAAATACCGGCAAAAGCCAAGAGATTAAAATTTCTGGCTCTAGCGGGTTGTCTGATAGCGAAATTGAAAAAATGGTTAAAGACGCTGAATTGCACAAAGAAGAAGACGCTAGGAAAAAAGAAGTGATTGAAGCGAGAAACCATGCCGATAGTTTGGCGCACCAAACCCAAAAGAGCCTTGATGAGCATAAGGCGAATTTGAATGAAAACGACGCTAACGAGATCCAAAACGCCATTAACGCCCTTAAAGATTGCATCAAAAACGATAACGCTACTAAAGCGGAGCTTGAAGACAAAACCAAAGCGTTAGCGCAAGCGGCTCAAAAACTAGGCGAAGCCATGGCGAATAAAAACAACGCCGAGCAACCCAAGAAAAAAGACGATGATGTGATTGATGCGGAAGTGGAGTAG
- a CDS encoding type I DNA topoisomerase: MKHLIIVESPAKAKTIKNFLDKNYEVIASKGHVRDLSKFALGIKIDETGFTPNYVVDKDHKELVKQIIELSKKASITYIATDEDREGEAIGYHVACLIGGKLESYPRIVFHEITQNAILNALKTPRKIDMSKVNAQQARRFLDRIVGFKLSSLISSKITKGLSAGRVQSTALKLVIDREREIKAFKPLTYFTLDAYFEPDLEAQLISYKGNKLKAQELIDEKKAQEIKDELEKESYIISSIVKKSKKSPTPPPFMTSTLQQSASSLLGFSPTKTMSIAQKLYEGVATPQGVMGVITYMRTDSLNIAKEALEEARNKILKDYGKDYLPPKAKVYSSKNKNAQEAHEAIRPTSIILEPNVLKDYLKPEELKLYTLIYKRFLASQMQDALFESQSVVVACEKGEFKASGRKLLFDGYYKILGNDDKDKLLPNLKENDPIKLEKLESNAHVTEPPAHYSEASLIKVLESLGIGRPSTYAPTISLLQNRDYIKVEKKQISALESAFKVMEILEKHFEEIVDSKFSASLEEELDNIAQNKADYQQVLKDFYYPFMDKIEAGKKNIISQKVHEKTGQSCPKCGGELVKKNSRYGEFIACNNYPKCKYIKQTENANNEAEQELCEKCGGEMVQKFSRNGAFLACNNYPECKNTKSLKNTPNAKETIEGVKCPECGGDIALKRSKKGSFYGCNNYPKCNFLSNHKPINKRCEKCHYLMSERMYRKKKVHECIQCKERVFLEENNG, from the coding sequence ATGAAGCACCTTATTATCGTAGAATCCCCCGCAAAAGCCAAAACCATTAAAAATTTTTTGGATAAAAATTATGAAGTCATTGCCTCTAAAGGGCATGTCAGGGATTTATCCAAATTCGCTTTAGGCATTAAGATTGATGAAACCGGCTTCACTCCTAATTATGTCGTGGATAAAGACCATAAAGAGCTTGTCAAACAAATCATAGAGCTTTCTAAAAAAGCATCTATTACTTATATCGCTACCGATGAAGACCGAGAAGGGGAAGCGATAGGTTATCATGTGGCATGCTTGATTGGAGGGAAATTGGAGAGCTATCCTAGGATTGTTTTTCATGAGATCACGCAAAATGCGATTTTAAACGCTCTAAAAACCCCACGAAAAATTGACATGTCAAAAGTCAATGCCCAACAAGCCAGGCGCTTTTTAGATCGAATCGTAGGCTTTAAATTAAGCTCGTTGATTTCATCAAAAATCACTAAAGGTTTGAGCGCTGGGCGGGTGCAAAGCACGGCTTTAAAGCTTGTGATTGATAGAGAAAGGGAAATCAAAGCCTTTAAGCCTTTAACTTACTTCACGCTAGACGCTTACTTTGAGCCGGATTTAGAAGCACAACTCATTAGCTATAAGGGCAACAAACTCAAAGCCCAAGAACTCATTGATGAAAAAAAAGCTCAAGAGATTAAAGACGAACTGGAAAAAGAAAGCTATATTATTTCTAGTATCGTTAAAAAATCTAAAAAATCCCCCACGCCGCCCCCTTTCATGACTTCCACTTTACAGCAAAGCGCTTCCAGTCTCTTAGGCTTTTCGCCCACAAAAACCATGAGCATCGCTCAAAAATTATATGAAGGCGTAGCCACCCCGCAAGGCGTTATGGGGGTGATCACTTACATGAGGACCGATAGCTTGAATATCGCTAAAGAGGCTTTAGAAGAAGCGAGGAATAAGATTTTAAAAGACTATGGCAAAGACTACTTACCCCCTAAAGCCAAAGTCTATTCTAGCAAGAATAAAAACGCCCAAGAAGCCCATGAAGCGATCAGGCCCACTTCTATTATTTTAGAGCCAAATGTTTTAAAAGACTACCTTAAGCCTGAAGAATTAAAGCTCTATACTTTAATTTACAAACGCTTTTTAGCTTCTCAAATGCAAGACGCTCTTTTTGAAAGCCAAAGCGTGGTTGTGGCTTGCGAAAAAGGCGAGTTTAAAGCTAGTGGGAGAAAACTCCTTTTTGATGGCTATTATAAAATTTTAGGCAATGACGATAAGGACAAATTGCTCCCCAATTTGAAAGAAAATGACCCCATTAAATTAGAAAAATTAGAGAGCAACGCCCATGTTACAGAGCCTCCAGCGCACTATTCAGAAGCGAGTTTGATTAAAGTTTTAGAAAGTTTAGGCATAGGCAGACCCAGCACCTACGCCCCAACGATTTCCCTTTTGCAAAATAGAGACTACATCAAGGTAGAAAAAAAGCAGATCAGCGCTTTAGAGAGCGCGTTTAAAGTGATGGAAATTTTAGAAAAGCATTTTGAAGAAATCGTGGATTCCAAATTCAGCGCTTCTTTAGAAGAAGAACTTGACAATATCGCTCAAAATAAAGCCGACTATCAGCAAGTCTTAAAGGACTTTTACTACCCTTTTATGGATAAAATTGAAGCCGGGAAAAAGAATATCATCTCTCAAAAAGTGCATGAGAAAACCGGTCAATCATGCCCTAAATGCGGTGGGGAATTAGTCAAAAAGAATAGCCGTTATGGGGAGTTTATCGCTTGCAACAATTATCCTAAATGCAAATATATCAAACAAACTGAAAACGCTAATAATGAAGCCGAACAAGAATTGTGCGAAAAATGCGGAGGGGAAATGGTGCAAAAATTCAGCAGAAACGGGGCGTTTTTGGCTTGCAACAACTACCCTGAATGCAAAAACACCAAATCGTTAAAAAACACCCCTAACGCCAAAGAAACAATAGAAGGCGTGAAATGCCCAGAATGCGGAGGGGATATTGCCTTAAAAAGGAGTAAGAAAGGCTCGTTTTATGGCTGTAACAATTACCCTAAATGCAATTTTTTATCCAACCATAAGCCCATCAACAAGCGTTGCGAGAAATGCCATTATTTGATGAGTGAAAGAATGTATCGCAAAAAAAAGGTGCATGAGTGCATCCAATGCAAAGAGCGCGTGTTTTTAGAGGAAAATAATGGCTAA
- a CDS encoding flagellin B, producing the protein MSFRINTNIAALTSHAVGVQNNRDLSSSLEKLSSGLRINKAADDSSGMAIADSLRSQSANLGQAIRNANDAIGMVQTADKAMDEQIKILDTIKTKAVQAAQDGQTLESRRALQSDIQRLLEELDNIANTTSFNGQQMLSGSFSNKEFQIGAYSNTTVKASIGSTSSDKIGHVRMETSSFSGAGMLASAAAQNLTEVGLNFKQVNGVNDYKIETVRISTSAGTGIGALSEIINRFSNTLGVRASYNVMATGGTPVQSGTVRELTINGVEIGTVNDVHKNDADGRLTNAINSVKDRTGVEASLDIQGRINLHSIDGRAISVHAASASGQVFGGGNFAGISGTQHAVIGRLTLTRTDARDIIVSGVNFSHVGFHSAQGVAEYTVNLRAVRGIFDANVASAAGANANGAQAETNSQGIGAGVTSLKGAMIVMDMADSARTQLDKIRSDMGSVQMELVTTINNISVTQVNVKAAESQIRDVDFAEESANFSKYNILAQSGSFAMAQANAVQQNVLRLLQ; encoded by the coding sequence ATGAGTTTTAGGATAAATACCAATATCGCCGCTTTAACTTCTCATGCGGTAGGGGTTCAAAACAACAGAGACCTTTCAAGCTCGCTTGAAAAGTTAAGCTCAGGGCTTAGGATCAATAAAGCCGCTGATGATTCTAGTGGGATGGCGATCGCTGATAGCTTAAGGAGTCAAAGCGCGAATTTGGGTCAAGCGATCCGCAACGCTAATGACGCTATTGGTATGGTTCAAACCGCAGATAAAGCGATGGATGAGCAAATCAAAATCTTAGACACCATTAAAACCAAAGCCGTTCAAGCCGCTCAAGACGGGCAAACTTTAGAAAGCCGAAGAGCGCTCCAGAGCGATATTCAAAGGTTGTTAGAAGAACTAGACAATATCGCTAACACCACAAGTTTTAACGGCCAACAAATGCTTTCAGGAAGTTTTTCTAACAAAGAATTTCAAATTGGCGCGTATTCTAACACCACGGTTAAAGCGTCTATTGGCTCAACGAGTTCGGATAAAATTGGGCATGTGCGCATGGAAACCTCTTCTTTTAGCGGTGCAGGCATGCTCGCTAGCGCGGCGGCGCAAAACTTGACTGAAGTGGGATTGAATTTCAAACAAGTCAATGGCGTGAACGATTATAAGATTGAAACCGTGCGCATTTCTACGAGCGCTGGCACAGGGATTGGGGCGTTAAGCGAAATCATCAACCGCTTTTCTAACACTCTAGGCGTTAGGGCTTCTTATAACGTCATGGCCACCGGCGGTACACCAGTACAATCAGGAACCGTGAGGGAGCTTACCATTAATGGCGTAGAAATTGGAACCGTGAATGATGTGCATAAAAACGACGCTGATGGGAGGTTGACTAACGCCATTAACTCCGTCAAAGATCGCACCGGCGTGGAAGCGAGCTTGGACATTCAAGGGCGCATTAATTTGCACTCCATTGACGGGCGCGCGATTTCTGTGCATGCAGCGAGCGCGAGCGGTCAGGTTTTTGGGGGAGGGAATTTTGCAGGGATTTCTGGAACACAGCATGCGGTGATTGGGCGCTTAACCTTGACTAGGACCGACGCTAGAGACATCATTGTGAGCGGTGTGAATTTTAGCCATGTGGGCTTTCATTCCGCTCAAGGGGTGGCAGAATACACCGTGAATTTGAGAGCGGTTAGGGGCATTTTTGATGCGAATGTGGCTTCAGCAGCCGGGGCGAACGCTAATGGCGCGCAAGCGGAGACCAATTCTCAAGGTATAGGGGCTGGGGTAACAAGCCTTAAAGGGGCGATGATTGTGATGGATATGGCGGATTCTGCGCGCACGCAATTAGACAAGATCCGCTCGGATATGGGTTCGGTGCAAATGGAATTGGTTACCACCATTAATAATATTTCTGTAACCCAAGTGAATGTTAAAGCGGCTGAATCTCAAATCAGAGATGTGGATTTTGCTGAAGAGAGCGCGAACTTTTCTAAATACAATATTTTGGCGCAAAGCGGGAGTTTTGCTATGGCGCAAGCGAATGCGGTGCAACAGAATGTCTTAAGGCTTTTACAATAA